The following proteins are encoded in a genomic region of Triticum dicoccoides isolate Atlit2015 ecotype Zavitan chromosome 1B, WEW_v2.0, whole genome shotgun sequence:
- the LOC119349629 gene encoding protein timeless homolog isoform X4, with translation MDSAMLSLTCAGLGAAEEDDDGGAVGYVKGDHCLDNLKDLQRLLRRDDPERREVFKQVCKWRIASRDLVPIIENYQSDRNLVITAVKVLVFLTMPVDPSSEDVAQQIEYLWDLKAALTRNVAIAVIVSLLEDPLDHLERTSFTEDDWKLVQLVLTLFRNVLAIQEITLPQKASGEATQLLYLADSFLELMFKENMMDLILVLAQHIDEPSGYLKHENLLLLETFHYLFLGRDPELIAKVRPEGSKEQVNGDIDTSVDSLRLMMEKEEKEKRMFRQRNAENHALNGIFTCLAVDGSKSLCKGNPSSAMSSANSLRKIRNVQRGPQKRIAWDNELLYIPKEGIMEMLRSFMDQFLSGGYNVLMQSVCDDIVKQHDSVEKSDNITFFKVVCFVLAFQHEKASNAQKSSAGPQLSETSPGNECDDLPFRGDICGPVAATLNEDMFNIVLSMWREAYEDLKQTKDYKTLSAAGSLMKNMIGMIYLVVKVHPEDSRESQTARVLLYKLFYDQTEQGLTQFLLNLFRSFDTHKQPKSALADLLETVHIMLQLMEKLQARGALRVAKRTRKGRKRKTSDDKHESTKPGTENVEQSYIDPTDGTKATSDSLPDLRSEDPLAEPTLVEQGKVDSDGTDLPDTIVDTAVNLDSTTQLGGDPSSAGSGEKERNPINEEEDTCTTQLGGDPPSAGSGEKKRNPINEEEDTCTTQLGGDPSSAGSAEKKRNTINEEEDVSDSSSDDCPPATSEVDFNVSRLIYSLANNSVVQNICWLLKYYKTNSFRTNHYIICMLRRFCEDLDVSPMLYQLSLLTTFYDILAEQKSSSSKEYANIVNFLSKIVRKLVRAMKKQPLLFVDTLFWKTRKECHCIDADYLLNEFKGDVNNKGGEVGSSKGWGGPVNIADSLGDDEADYDIPHEPYDGDKNGDSSSGEREGDTQKSMGPRDKRSILLSLSDSEAEDNDRTTISRGSQNKEVPKRRGRSIFNEEQEKLIRDLHEKYKDDRKCSHLIAEALDPSGKISSAQISRKLTQLGLRSVTRRKKVSEASLSAKDLVAQPQNDVLDDPKPESTRRRRKRLHRLSSKDNNNDNHPVSSDEETLQSLKGRTKNKELPSVDLAPRKSQHKEASQGDSDDETIGSLLRGKKKRLLKSDVSENKQEHLDSSKNIAPGVQTIGSNIITKNKELPSVDLAPSISQHQEASQGTDSDDATIGSLLGKGKKKRLSTSDIAEDKQEDLESSKNISSGIETIGSNAITKNKELLSVDLVPSISQHQETSQGTDSDDETIGSLLSRGKKKRLSTSDITENKQENLDSSKNIGLGVETIGSNAITKNKALPSVDLVPSISQHQETSQGTDSDDETIGSLLSRGKKKRLSTSDITGNKQEDLDSSKNTDLGVESIGSNIIPKDKELASVDLPSSMSQHQEASQGTDSDDETIGSLLSRGKKRRLSTSDVTENRQEHQDSSKNIVPDNETVGSNVMDAPLHPELNSSNDNGGDAGEAELLDDLSEPELDGREDAEQRIVDDRDMPESGDMTGSNASQKAGLKRRLRMVIDDDDE, from the exons ATGGACTCGGCGATGCTCTCGCTCACCTGCGCGGGCCTCGGGGCCGCAGAGGAGGACGACGACGGGGGCGCCGTCGGCTACGTCAAGGGCGACCACTGCCTCG ACAACCTGAAGGATCTGCAGAGGCTGCTGCGGCGGGACGACCCGGAGCGGCGGGAGGTCTTCAAGCAGGTCTGCAAGTGGAGGATCGCGTCCAGGGATCTGGTGCCCATCATCGAGAACTACCAGTCCGACCGCAACCTCGTCATCACGGCAG TGAAAGTGTTGGTATTCCTTACCATGCCTGTCGATCCTTCATCAGAGGATGTTGCTCAGCAGATAGAGTATCTGTGGGATTTGAAGGCTGCACTCACACGGAATGTTGCAATCGCAGTGATTGTGTCTCTTCTTGAGGACCCATTGGATCATTTGGAAAG AACTTCATTCACGGAAGATGACTGGAAGCTAGTACAGCTGGTGCTTACTTTATTCCGCAACGTCTTGGCTATTCAAGAAATCACATTGCCTCAGAAGGCATCTGGGGAAGCTACCCAGTTATTGTACCTGGCTGACAGCTTTTTAGAGCTCATGTTTAAAGAAAATATGATGGACCTGATCTTAGTGCTAGCTCAACATATTGATGAGCCCTCTGGTTATCTCAAGCATGAAAACCTTCTTTTGTTGGAAACCTTTCATTATCTTTTCTTGGGTCGGGACCCAGAATTGATTGCCAAAGTTCGTCCAGAAGGCTCAAAG GAGCAGGTCAATGGAGATATTGATACATCAGTTGATTCATTGAGATTGATGAtggagaaggaagagaaggaaaaaAGGATGTTCAGGCAGAGAAACGCGGAGAATCACGCACTCAACGGAATTTTTACATGCCTTGCAGTG GATGGATCTAAGTCATTGTGCAAAGGGAACCCCAGCTCAGCAATGTCATCTGCAAATAGCCTCCGGAAAATACGTAATGTCCAAAGAGGCCCTCAAAAAAGGATAGCATGGGATAATGAACTTCTTTACATACCAAAGGAGGGTATTATGGAAATGCTAAGAAGTTTCATGGATCAGTTTTTATCTGGAGGATATAATG TCCTGATGCAGTCTGTTTGTGATGATATTGTGAAGCAGCATGATTCTGTCGAGAAATCTGATAACATTACATTCTTCAAAGTTGTTTGCTTTGTCTTAGCTTTTCAACACGAGAAAGCATCAAATGCTCAG AAATCAAGTGCTGGACCCCAGCTGTCCGAGACTTCACCAGGCAATGAATGTGATGATCTGCCGTTTCGTGGTGACATATGTGGACCTGTTGCAGCCACATTAAACGAAGATATGTTCAATATAGTCTTGTCCATGTGGCGTGAGGCCTATGAAGACCTGAAGCAGACTAAGGATTACAAAACTCTTTCAGCTGCTGGCTCCTTAATGAAGAACATG ATTGGCATGATATATTTGGTGGTGAAAGTTCATCCTGAAGATTCAAGGGAATCTCAAACAGCCCGTGTTTTACTGTATAAGCTGTTCTATGATCAGACAGAACAAGGCCTGACTCAGTTTCTCCTGAACTTGTTCAGATCTTTTGATACTCATAAGCAACCAAAAAG CGCTCTTGCGGATTTACTAGAAACAGTTCATATCATGCTACAGCTGATGGAGAAGCTTCAAGCACGTGGTGCTTTAAGG GTTGCGAAAAGGACAAGAAAGGGCAGAAAAAGGAAGACGTCAGATGACAAACATGAGAGTACCAAACCTGGAACAGAGAATGTGGAGCAAAGCTACATAGACCCAACAGATGGGACTAAAGCCACATCTGATTCACTTCCAGATTTGAGAAGTGAGGATCCTCTAGCAGAACCTACTCTCGTAGAGCAAGGAAAAGTTGATTCCGATGGCACAGATCTGCCAGATACAATTGTGGATACGGCTGTTAATCTGGATAGCACCACACAGCTTGGAGGTGATCCATCTTCTGCAGGCAGTGGTgaaaaggaaagaaatcccatTAATGAAGAGGAAGATACTTGTACCACACAGCTTGGAGGTGATCCACCTTCTGCAGGCAGTggtgaaaagaaaagaaatcccaTTAACGAAGAGGAAGATACTTGTACCACACAGCTTGGAGGTGATCCATCTTCTGCAGGCAGTgctgaaaagaaaagaaataccattaatgaagaggAAGATGTTTCAGATTCTTCAAGTGATGATTGCCCCCCAGCTACAAGTGAAGTTGATTTTAACGTATCACGGTTAATATACAGCCTAGCCAACAATTCTGTTGTTCAAAATATATGCTGGTTGTTGAAGTACTATAAGACTAACTCCTTCCGAACAAACCACTACATCATATGCATGCTGCGGAGATTCTGTGAAGATCTAGATGTGTCACCAATGCTATATCAG CTATCGCTTCTGACTACTTTCTATGATATATTAGCTGAACAGAAGTCTTCGAGTTCAAAGGAGTATGCAAATATTGTAAATTTTCTTTCTAAAATTGTAAGGAAGTTGGTGAGAGCAATGAAAAAACAGCCACTGTTATTTGTTGATACACTCTTTTGGAAGACAAGAAAGGAATGCCATTGCATTGATGCTGATTATCTACTGAATGAGTTCAAGGGAGATGTTAACAATAAGGGTGGTGAAGTTGGTTCAAGTAAGGGATGGGGAGGTCCAGTAAATATAGCAGATTCTCTTGGTGACGATGAAGCTGACTATGATATACCACATGAACCATATGATGGTGATAA GAATGGAGATTCATCGTCTGGTGAACGTGAAGGTGATACTCAGAAGAGCATGGGTCCCAGAGACAAAAGGAGCATATTACTGTCACTTTCAGACAGTGAAGCTGAGGATAATGATAG GACTACTATATCTAGAGGCTCTCAGAATAAAGAGGTCCCAAAGAGACGAGGGCGTTCCATTTTTAATGAAGAGCAAGAGAAGCTTATAAGAGATCTTCATGAGAA ATATAAGGATGATCGTAAATGCAGTCATCTAATTGCTGAAGCTCTAGATCCCAGTGGAAAGATATCGTCGGCTCAAATTTCTCGAAAGCTTACACAGCTAGGTCTCAGGAGTGTCACTAGGAGGAAAAAAGTTTCAGAGGCATCTCTTTCAGCCAAAGATCTGGTTGCACAACCACAAAACGACGTGCTGGATGATCCGAAGCCAGAAAGTACCCG GCGCAGGAGGAAAAGGCTACATCGGTTAAGCAGTAAGGACAACAACAACGATAATCATCCAGTATCATCTGATGAAGAAACATTGCAATCACTTAAGGGCAG AACCAAAAATAAGGAGCTGCCCTCGGTGGACCTTGCACCGAGGAAATCACAGCATAAAGAGGCTTCGCAGGGCGATTCTGATGATGAGACCATAGGATCTCTGCTTAG AGGAAAGAAGAAAAGGTTATTGAAATCAGATGTTTCAGAGAATAAACAAGAACACCTAGATTCTTCGAAGAACATTGCTCCGGGGGTTCAGACTATCGGTTCAAATATCAT AACCAAAAATAAGGAGCTGCCATCCGTGGATCTTGCGCCGAGTATATCACAGCATCAAGAGGCTTCGCAGGGCACAGATTCTGATGATGCGACCATAGGATCTCTGCTTGG TAAAGGAAAGAAGAAAAGGTTATCAACATCAGATATTGCAGAGGATAAACAAGAAGACCTAGAGTCTTCGAAGAACATCAGTTCGGGCATTGAGACTATCGGTTCAAATGCCAT AACCAAAAATAAGGAGCTGCTGTCCGTGGATCTTGTACCAAGTATATCACAGCATCAAGAGACTTCACAGGGCACAGATTCTGATGATGAGACCATAGGATCTCTGCTTAG TAGAGGAAAGAAGAAAAGGTTATCAACGTCAGATATTACAGAGAATAAACAAGAAAACCTAGATTCTTCGAAGAACATTGGTCTGGGTGTTGAGACTATCGGTTCAAATGCCAT AACCAAAAATAAGGCGCTGCCGTCCGTGGATCTTGTACCGAGTATATCACAGCATCAAGAGACTTCGCAGGGCACAGATTCTGATGATGAGACCATAGGATCTCTGCTTAG TAGAGGAAAGAAGAAAAGATTATCAACGTCAGATATTACAGGGAATAAACAAGAAGACCTAGATTCTTCGAAGAATACTGATCTGGGTGTTGAGAGTATCGGTTCAAATATCAT ACCCAAAGATAAGGAGCTGGCCTCTGTGGATCTTCCATCGAGTATGTCACAGCATCAAGAGGCTTCGCAGGGCACAGATTCTGATGATGAAACCATAGGATCTCTGCTTAG CAGAGGAAAGAAAAGAAGGTTATCTACATCAGATGTTACAGAGAACAGACAAGAACACCAAGATTCTTCGAAGAACATTGTTCCGGACAATGAGACTGTTGGTTCAAATGTCAT GGACGCCCCTCTCCATCCGGAGCTGAACTCATCTAATGATAACGGTGGTGATGCTGGTGAGGCTGAACTTCTGGATGACTTGAGTGAGCCTGAGCTGGATGGTCGTGAAGATGCCGAGCAACGGATCGTCGACGACAGAGACATGCCTGAATCTGGGGACATGACAGGCTCTAATGCCAGTCAGAAGGCTGGTTTGAAAAGAAGACTAAGAATGGTGATTGACGACGACGACGAGTAG
- the LOC119349629 gene encoding protein timeless homolog isoform X17, with product MDSAMLSLTCAGLGAAEEDDDGGAVGYVKGDHCLDNLKDLQRLLRRDDPERREVFKQVCKWRIASRDLVPIIENYQSDRNLVITAVKVLVFLTMPVDPSSEDVAQQIEYLWDLKAALTRNVAIAVIVSLLEDPLDHLERTSFTEDDWKLVQLVLTLFRNVLAIQEITLPQKASGEATQLLYLADSFLELMFKENMMDLILVLAQHIDEPSGYLKHENLLLLETFHYLFLGRDPELIAKVRPEGSKEQVNGDIDTSVDSLRLMMEKEEKEKRMFRQRNAENHALNGIFTCLAVDGSKSLCKGNPSSAMSSANSLRKIRNVQRGPQKRIAWDNELLYIPKEGIMEMLRSFMDQFLSGGYNVLMQSVCDDIVKQHDSVEKSDNITFFKVVCFVLAFQHEKASNAQKSSAGPQLSETSPGNECDDLPFRGDICGPVAATLNEDMFNIVLSMWREAYEDLKQTKDYKTLSAAGSLMKNMIGMIYLVVKVHPEDSRESQTARVLLYKLFYDQTEQGLTQFLLNLFRSFDTHKQPKSALADLLETVHIMLQLMEKLQARGALRVAKRTRKGRKRKTSDDKHESTKPGTENVEQSYIDPTDGTKATSDSLPDLRSEDPLAEPTLVEQGKVDSDGTDLPDTIVDTAVNLDSTTQLGGDPSSAGSGEKERNPINEEEDTCTTQLGGDPPSAGSGEKKRNPINEEEDTCTTQLGGDPSSAGSAEKKRNTINEEEDVSDSSSDDCPPATSEVDFNVSRLIYSLANNSVVQNICWLLKYYKTNSFRTNHYIICMLRRFCEDLDVSPMLYQLSLLTTFYDILAEQKSSSSKEYANIVNFLSKIVRKLVRAMKKQPLLFVDTLFWKTRKECHCIDADYLLNEFKGDVNNKGGEVGSSKGWGGPVNIADSLGDDEADYDIPHEPYDGDKNGDSSSGEREGDTQKSMGPRDKRSILLSLSDSEAEDNDRTTISRGSQNKEVPKRRGRSIFNEEQEKLIRDLHEKYKDDRKCSHLIAEALDPSGKISSAQISRKLTQLGLRSVTRRKKVSEASLSAKDLVAQPQNDVLDDPKPESTRRRRKRLHRLSSKDNNNDNHPVSSDEETLQSLKGRTKNKELPSVDLAPRKSQHKEASQGDSDDETIGSLLSRGKKKRLLKSDVSENKQEHLDSSKNIAPGVQTIGSNIIPKDKELASVDLPSSMSQHQEASQGTDSDDETIGSLLRGKKRRLSTSDVTENRQEHQDSSKNIVPDNETVGSNVMDAPLHPELNSSNDNGGDAGEAELLDDLSEPELDGREDAEQRIVDDRDMPESGDMTGSNASQKAGLKRRLRMVIDDDDE from the exons ATGGACTCGGCGATGCTCTCGCTCACCTGCGCGGGCCTCGGGGCCGCAGAGGAGGACGACGACGGGGGCGCCGTCGGCTACGTCAAGGGCGACCACTGCCTCG ACAACCTGAAGGATCTGCAGAGGCTGCTGCGGCGGGACGACCCGGAGCGGCGGGAGGTCTTCAAGCAGGTCTGCAAGTGGAGGATCGCGTCCAGGGATCTGGTGCCCATCATCGAGAACTACCAGTCCGACCGCAACCTCGTCATCACGGCAG TGAAAGTGTTGGTATTCCTTACCATGCCTGTCGATCCTTCATCAGAGGATGTTGCTCAGCAGATAGAGTATCTGTGGGATTTGAAGGCTGCACTCACACGGAATGTTGCAATCGCAGTGATTGTGTCTCTTCTTGAGGACCCATTGGATCATTTGGAAAG AACTTCATTCACGGAAGATGACTGGAAGCTAGTACAGCTGGTGCTTACTTTATTCCGCAACGTCTTGGCTATTCAAGAAATCACATTGCCTCAGAAGGCATCTGGGGAAGCTACCCAGTTATTGTACCTGGCTGACAGCTTTTTAGAGCTCATGTTTAAAGAAAATATGATGGACCTGATCTTAGTGCTAGCTCAACATATTGATGAGCCCTCTGGTTATCTCAAGCATGAAAACCTTCTTTTGTTGGAAACCTTTCATTATCTTTTCTTGGGTCGGGACCCAGAATTGATTGCCAAAGTTCGTCCAGAAGGCTCAAAG GAGCAGGTCAATGGAGATATTGATACATCAGTTGATTCATTGAGATTGATGAtggagaaggaagagaaggaaaaaAGGATGTTCAGGCAGAGAAACGCGGAGAATCACGCACTCAACGGAATTTTTACATGCCTTGCAGTG GATGGATCTAAGTCATTGTGCAAAGGGAACCCCAGCTCAGCAATGTCATCTGCAAATAGCCTCCGGAAAATACGTAATGTCCAAAGAGGCCCTCAAAAAAGGATAGCATGGGATAATGAACTTCTTTACATACCAAAGGAGGGTATTATGGAAATGCTAAGAAGTTTCATGGATCAGTTTTTATCTGGAGGATATAATG TCCTGATGCAGTCTGTTTGTGATGATATTGTGAAGCAGCATGATTCTGTCGAGAAATCTGATAACATTACATTCTTCAAAGTTGTTTGCTTTGTCTTAGCTTTTCAACACGAGAAAGCATCAAATGCTCAG AAATCAAGTGCTGGACCCCAGCTGTCCGAGACTTCACCAGGCAATGAATGTGATGATCTGCCGTTTCGTGGTGACATATGTGGACCTGTTGCAGCCACATTAAACGAAGATATGTTCAATATAGTCTTGTCCATGTGGCGTGAGGCCTATGAAGACCTGAAGCAGACTAAGGATTACAAAACTCTTTCAGCTGCTGGCTCCTTAATGAAGAACATG ATTGGCATGATATATTTGGTGGTGAAAGTTCATCCTGAAGATTCAAGGGAATCTCAAACAGCCCGTGTTTTACTGTATAAGCTGTTCTATGATCAGACAGAACAAGGCCTGACTCAGTTTCTCCTGAACTTGTTCAGATCTTTTGATACTCATAAGCAACCAAAAAG CGCTCTTGCGGATTTACTAGAAACAGTTCATATCATGCTACAGCTGATGGAGAAGCTTCAAGCACGTGGTGCTTTAAGG GTTGCGAAAAGGACAAGAAAGGGCAGAAAAAGGAAGACGTCAGATGACAAACATGAGAGTACCAAACCTGGAACAGAGAATGTGGAGCAAAGCTACATAGACCCAACAGATGGGACTAAAGCCACATCTGATTCACTTCCAGATTTGAGAAGTGAGGATCCTCTAGCAGAACCTACTCTCGTAGAGCAAGGAAAAGTTGATTCCGATGGCACAGATCTGCCAGATACAATTGTGGATACGGCTGTTAATCTGGATAGCACCACACAGCTTGGAGGTGATCCATCTTCTGCAGGCAGTGGTgaaaaggaaagaaatcccatTAATGAAGAGGAAGATACTTGTACCACACAGCTTGGAGGTGATCCACCTTCTGCAGGCAGTggtgaaaagaaaagaaatcccaTTAACGAAGAGGAAGATACTTGTACCACACAGCTTGGAGGTGATCCATCTTCTGCAGGCAGTgctgaaaagaaaagaaataccattaatgaagaggAAGATGTTTCAGATTCTTCAAGTGATGATTGCCCCCCAGCTACAAGTGAAGTTGATTTTAACGTATCACGGTTAATATACAGCCTAGCCAACAATTCTGTTGTTCAAAATATATGCTGGTTGTTGAAGTACTATAAGACTAACTCCTTCCGAACAAACCACTACATCATATGCATGCTGCGGAGATTCTGTGAAGATCTAGATGTGTCACCAATGCTATATCAG CTATCGCTTCTGACTACTTTCTATGATATATTAGCTGAACAGAAGTCTTCGAGTTCAAAGGAGTATGCAAATATTGTAAATTTTCTTTCTAAAATTGTAAGGAAGTTGGTGAGAGCAATGAAAAAACAGCCACTGTTATTTGTTGATACACTCTTTTGGAAGACAAGAAAGGAATGCCATTGCATTGATGCTGATTATCTACTGAATGAGTTCAAGGGAGATGTTAACAATAAGGGTGGTGAAGTTGGTTCAAGTAAGGGATGGGGAGGTCCAGTAAATATAGCAGATTCTCTTGGTGACGATGAAGCTGACTATGATATACCACATGAACCATATGATGGTGATAA GAATGGAGATTCATCGTCTGGTGAACGTGAAGGTGATACTCAGAAGAGCATGGGTCCCAGAGACAAAAGGAGCATATTACTGTCACTTTCAGACAGTGAAGCTGAGGATAATGATAG GACTACTATATCTAGAGGCTCTCAGAATAAAGAGGTCCCAAAGAGACGAGGGCGTTCCATTTTTAATGAAGAGCAAGAGAAGCTTATAAGAGATCTTCATGAGAA ATATAAGGATGATCGTAAATGCAGTCATCTAATTGCTGAAGCTCTAGATCCCAGTGGAAAGATATCGTCGGCTCAAATTTCTCGAAAGCTTACACAGCTAGGTCTCAGGAGTGTCACTAGGAGGAAAAAAGTTTCAGAGGCATCTCTTTCAGCCAAAGATCTGGTTGCACAACCACAAAACGACGTGCTGGATGATCCGAAGCCAGAAAGTACCCG GCGCAGGAGGAAAAGGCTACATCGGTTAAGCAGTAAGGACAACAACAACGATAATCATCCAGTATCATCTGATGAAGAAACATTGCAATCACTTAAGGGCAG AACCAAAAATAAGGAGCTGCCCTCGGTGGACCTTGCACCGAGGAAATCACAGCATAAAGAGGCTTCGCAGGGCGATTCTGATGATGAGACCATAGGATCTCTGCTTAG TAGAGGAAAGAAGAAAAGGTTATTGAAATCAGATGTTTCAGAGAATAAACAAGAACACCTAGATTCTTCGAAGAACATTGCTCCGGGGGTTCAGACTATCGGTTCAAATATCAT ACCCAAAGATAAGGAGCTGGCCTCTGTGGATCTTCCATCGAGTATGTCACAGCATCAAGAGGCTTCGCAGGGCACAGATTCTGATGATGAAACCATAGGATCTCTGCTTAG AGGAAAGAAAAGAAGGTTATCTACATCAGATGTTACAGAGAACAGACAAGAACACCAAGATTCTTCGAAGAACATTGTTCCGGACAATGAGACTGTTGGTTCAAATGTCAT GGACGCCCCTCTCCATCCGGAGCTGAACTCATCTAATGATAACGGTGGTGATGCTGGTGAGGCTGAACTTCTGGATGACTTGAGTGAGCCTGAGCTGGATGGTCGTGAAGATGCCGAGCAACGGATCGTCGACGACAGAGACATGCCTGAATCTGGGGACATGACAGGCTCTAATGCCAGTCAGAAGGCTGGTTTGAAAAGAAGACTAAGAATGGTGATTGACGACGACGACGAGTAG